One window of Vitis riparia cultivar Riparia Gloire de Montpellier isolate 1030 chromosome 5, EGFV_Vit.rip_1.0, whole genome shotgun sequence genomic DNA carries:
- the LOC117915246 gene encoding protein TSS-like, with protein MKVEGLGTPLRSLKNNKKNSDGNNLKMQSDKSKTPAESVIGEAENSTLSSTKPQLEANANENELALKRMLADAAFARLKQSETGLYRKSLQELVDLSQKYYSEVALPKLVTTE; from the exons ATGAAGGTCGAGGGACTTGGTACTCCTCTTAGATCTCTTAAGaacaataagaaaaattcaGATGGCAACAATCTGAAAATGCAGTCTGATAAATCAAAAACCCCTGCAGAGTCTGTTATTGGGGAAGCTGAAAATTCTACACTGTCCTCAACAAAACCTCAGCTTGAAGCTaatgcaaatgaaaatgaaCTTGCACTGAAGAGGATGCTGGCTGATGCAGCTTTTGCCCGGCTTAAACAATCTGAAACTGGACTCTACCGCAAG TCTTTACAGGAACTAGTTGATCTGTCCCAAAAATATTACAGTGAAGTTGCACTTCCGAAACTGGTAACCACTGAATAA